Proteins encoded within one genomic window of Nilaparvata lugens isolate BPH chromosome 11, ASM1435652v1, whole genome shotgun sequence:
- the LOC111052928 gene encoding protein PRRC2C-like isoform X2, whose product MKTFYAIVLVSLACLSSSWGAVLPYSSSAMVKSERSGDNFAYSITQNQQSISPISRALPLTAQMPLIAGSAGYPIHGGLLPQQSLPYASQPSILMPHHPLVAAAPAPAPSPAIAYNPHHLLMTQPQAHVPLPHPQYLH is encoded by the exons ATGAAAACT TTCTACGCAATCGTCCTTGTATCCCTGGCTTGTCTCTCCTCCAGCTGGGGCGCAGTCCTGCCTTACAGCTCATCTGCAATGGTCAAATCGGAAAGAAGTGGAGACAACTTCGCCTATTCCATCACTCAAAATCAACAGTCGATTTCTCCTATCTCCAGAGCACTACCTT TGACAGCGCAAATGCCATTGATTGCTGGATCTGCAGGCTACCCAATCCACGGGGGTCTCCTTCCCCAACAGAGTCTCCCCTACGCATCGCAGCCGTCCATTTTGATGCCCCATCACCCCCTAGTGGCAGCAGCCCCCGCACCTGCCCCCTCACCCGCCATTGCTTACAACCCTCATCATCTGCTCATGACTCAGCCTCAAGCTCATGTCCCCCTCCCACACCCACAGTACTTGCACTGA